The genomic segment TATGTGAGACGATTCTAGCGTGACAAACTGCGAAAACAGAAAATCAACTTCTAAAACAACTTCTGTTGTGTATCATCATCCGTATTTTCTTTTTTCTTCTGAATGGCTTTCTTTAAAAGTGCTTGTTTTTTATCCTCTTTATCAGCATCTTCTAAAACAGGTTTTTCTACAACAGGTACATCAATTGGTAATTTATCTTCAACTACTTCTTCATCAACCACTTCTATTTCTTCTGTAGTTTCCTCCACTTCTTCTTCAAAAGATAAAGATTCTAATAAATTTACATTTTTAATTTTTTCTGTTGTTAGCTGGTTGCCTTGTGCTTTAATCCCCTTAACTGCAATAAACTCTTCAAAATTAACTTCTTCATTATCTAAACTTCTTTTAGAAAACTGCACTTCTGCAACAGGTCTATAATCTGTGGCAACAATTTCTAACTGACTTTTTGGATGGTCGGAAATAAATTCTTCTTCCTTTTCTGGAGTTTCAATTAAGAAACGTTTTACATAATAACGCTCTTTTTCACCATCATAATAAATCGCAGAAATCGGTTTGTTAGGTTTCCATTTTTCCAAGACAATCATATCATCCTCAAAATGCATTGTCAAATCTGGTTTAACGGCTTTTGCTTTTCCACTTTGGGTAATGATTAACAACTTGTCTTCTGCTTTAAATTCTCCTAATAGCTCTCCTCTATCATCTACATTTAAACGTTGTACAGCATCATCAAACCAAATTTTACGTGGTTTTAAAGTAGAAACGCCTTCCGATTTAAAATCGACACTTTTTATAGCATATTTTGTAATTCTATTACCACGAACGGCTCTTCCTTTTACTGCTAAATCTGCAAAATCAATATCCCATTTCAGCTTTTTAACGCTTCCTACAGAACGCAGATTAATAGTTACTACTTCTGCTTCTCCATTTGGATTGGCAGAAAAATAATGTACCAAAGATTTTTTATTTCCATTGGTTAAATCGTATTCTTTATCTCGAGTTACAGAAGTTACATTAAAACGTTTCATGTAAGAAGGACCTTTTAAACCATCTCTATACATATAATTGTACACTGTTCGTTTGTCTTTTTTCTTAAAAACGGCAACGTGAATAATGTCTTTTCCCACAAAGGTTTTCGCATCTACTTTTGTCACCATCATACCACCATCTTTTCTAAAGATAATAATATCATCTATATCGGAACAATCGCAAACAAACTCGTCTCTTTTTAATGAAGTTCCAATAAAACCTTCTGCCCTATTTACATAGAGTTTTGCATTGTTCATTGCCACTTTAGAGGCTACAATGTCATCAAAAATTCGAATCTCTGTTTTGCGCTCTTTTCCTTTTCCATAGGTTTCTTTTAAACGCTTAAAATAGTCGATTGCAAATTCTATCAAATTGGCCAAATGACCTTTTACAGTAGCTATTTTATCTTCTAAACTTTCAATAAACTGCTTGGCTTTGTCAATATCAAACTTCGAAATTTTCTTAATTCGTATTTCCGTTAAACGTGTAATATCATCAACAGTTATGGCACGTTTTAAATGTTTTATATGAGGTTTTAAACCTTTGTCAATCGCTTCAATAACGCCTTCCCAAGTTTCTTCCTCTTCAATATCTCGATAAATTCTATTTTCAATAAAAATTCTTTCCAAAGAAGAAAAATGCCACTGTTCTTCCAACTCATTTAACTGAATTTCTAATTCTTTTTTCAGCAATTCAACCGTTAAATCTGTGGAATGTTTTAACAATTCCGAAACTCCTAAAAAAACAGGTTTATTATTTTCAATCGTACAACATAAAGGCGAAATGGAAGTTTCACAATTGGTAAAAGCGTACAAAGCATCAATACTTTTATCTGGTGAAACATTTGGCGGTAAATGCACTAAAATTTCTACTTCTGCTGCAGTATTGTCTTCAATTTTTTTAATTTTTATTTTCCCTTTTTCATTGGCTTTAATAATACTATCAATTAAAGATGAAGTTGTGGTGCCAAAAGGAATCTCGCTAATTATAAGCGTTTTCTTATCTAATTGCGCAATTTTTGCACGAACTCTTACTTTTCCTCCACGTTTTCCGTCTTTATAATTGGTAAAATCTGCAATTCCACCCGTTAAAAAATCGGGAACAATTTTAAAACTTCTTCCTTTTAAATATTTTATAGAAGCATCAATCAATTCAATAAAATTATGAGGCAATATTTTGGTTGATAACCCAACTGCAATTCCTTCTGCTCCTTGTGCCAACAAAAGCGGAAATTTTACAGGCAAATCTATCGGTTCTTTTCGTCTTCCATCGTAAGACATTTTCCAATCTGTCGTTTTCGGATTAAAAACAACATCCAACGCAAATTTAGACAAACGTGCCTCAATATATCTAGAGGCTGCAGCTCTGTCTCCTGTGAGAATATTTCCCCAGTTTCCTTGCATGTCAATCAGCAATTCTTTCTGACCAATTTGCACCATTGCATCCGCAATAGAAGCATCTCCATGAGGATGATATTGCATGGTATGCCCAACAATATTCGCTACTTTATTGTAACGTCCATCGTCTAAATCTTTCATAGAATGCATAATTCTACGTTGCACAGGCTTTAAACCGTCTTCCAAAGAAGGCACTGCTCTTTCTAAAATTACATACGAAGCATAATCTAAAAACCACTCTTTGTACATTCCTGTAACCTTGGTAATGGTTTCTTCTTGAGACGATTCTAACTCCTCATTTTGGTTCATTAATTCTTCTTCGTGTTCGTTTTCATTTATTTCTTCACTCATAATCTAAACTTCATCTTCTACGTAATCCAACTCTACTTTTAGGTTGTTTATGATAAATTTTTGTCTGTCTGGTGTGTTTTTTCCCATATAAAACTGCAACATTTGCTCAATAGACATTTCTTTGTCTAACATTACTGGATCTAAACGAATGTCATTTCCAATAAAATGGACAAATTCATTTGGCGAAATTTCACCCAAACCTTTAAATCGTGTTATTTCTGGTTTTCCTCTTAATTTCTCTATTGCTTCTCGTTTTTCCTCATCCGAATAACAATAAAAAGTTTCTTTTTTATTTCTAACTCTAAACAACGGAGTTTCTAAAATATATAAATGTCCTTCTTTTATCAATTCAGGAAAAAACTGCAAGAAAAATGTAATTAATAATAGACGAATGTGCATTCCATCAACATCGGCATCTGTTGCAATTACAATATTGTTATAACGTAAATCTTCCAAACCATCTTCGATATTTAACGCAGCTTGTAAAAGATTAAATTCCTCGTTTTCATACACAATTTTCTTACTTAATCCGTAAGAATTTAAAGGTTTTCCTTTCAAACTAAAAACAGCTTGTGTATTTACATTTCGAGATTTTGTAATCGAGCCAGAAGCAGAGTCTCCCTCTGTAATAAACAAAGTAGTTTCTAAATAATTTTCTTTTTTAATATCACCTAAATGAATTCTACAATCACGTAGTTTTTTGTTATGCAGACTCGCTTTTTTGGCTCTATCTCTTGCCAATTTTCGAATACCAGAAAGTTCTTTACGTTCTTTTTCTGCTTGCATAATTTTTTTCTGAAGTTTGTCTGCAACTTCAGTATTCTTATGCAGGTAATTGTCTAATTTTGTTTTTAGAAAATCGTTTATATAGGTTCGAACCGTTGGTAAATCTCCACCCATATCTGTAGAACCTAACTTTGTCTTTGTCTGACTTTCAAAAACAGGTTCCATCACTTTTATGGCGATTGCAGAAATTATCGATTTTCGTATGTCAGAAGCTTCAAAATTCTTTCCGTAAAATTCACGAATGGTTTTTACAATGGCTTCTCTAAATGCAGATTGATGTGTTCCTCCTTGTGTGGTATGTTGCCCATTTACAAACGAATGGTACTCCTCGGAATATTGGGTTTTACTGTGTGTAATGGCAACTTCAATATCGTGTCCCTTCAAATGAATTATTGGATATAACATATCATCCTTGTTGTTATTATCTTCCAATAAATCTTTCAATCCGTTTTCAGAGAAATACTTTTCTCCATTAAAAATTATGGTTAAACCTGGGTTTAAATACACATAATTCTTCAGCATTTTTGCTACATATTCATTTCTGAACTTGTATTTTTTAAAGATTTCTTCATCTGGTACAAATGAAACTTTCGTTCCTTTTCTTCTTGAAGTTTCTTCTAAAAATTCCTGATTTTCTAAATTTCCTTGACTAAATTCTGCAGAAGCAGATTTTCCTTCTCGAGAAGATTCTACTCTAAAAAAAGAAGATAATGCGTTTACCGCTTTTGTACCAACTCCATTTAAACCCACCGATTTTTTAAAGGCTTTCGAGTCGTATTTCCCACCAGTATTCATCTTGGAAACTACATCCACTACTTTTCCTAATGGAATTCCACGACCATAATCTCGAACTGTAACTTTACTTCCATGGATGGAAATTTCAATAGTTTTTCCAGCTCCCATTACATATTCGTCAATGGAATTGTCTAAAACTTCCTTTACCAAAATATAAATTCCATCGTCTGCAGAAGAGCCATCTCCTAATTTTCCAATGTACATTCCTGGACGCATTCTAATATGCTCTTTCCAATCTAAAGACCTGATATTATCTTCTGTATATTTTGTTTCTTGACTCATAAAAATCTCTTACTACTGTTAGGTTTGAAGTACTCGTAAAAATAGGGTTTCACATTAAAAAATAAAACGAGTTTGCTAATTAGTTATCAACAGGATTTCAACGAAAATATAAGGTTGATTTTTGATAAAAAAATGCCATGAATTCACGAATAAAATTTTTAAAAATATTTTGAATGAAGATTGTAAACGTAGTTTATCGAGAGGTTATATTACTTTCGTTTTTTTATGAGATCTCGACGAAGCCAGTCTTGAGCGAAATCGAAAGGCTCGACCTGACATTTGAATAAACATAAAAATTCGTGAATTCGTGGCAAAAAAAAAGGATTTAATTCAACATAAAAATCACAATAAAAAACAATTTGTTATATTTTTAAACAAAAACTAATTTATTAAACAATTTAGTTACTTTTGAACCGAAATAAAAATATATTATTGTGGAAAGAACACAACTTTTAGAATTAGCAAATAAATACGGAAGTCCTTTATACGTTTACGATACAGATAAAATAGCATCGCAATACAAACGCCTAACTGGTGCTTTTAATTCTGTTAAGAGTTTAAAACTAAATTATGCTGTAAAGGCATTATCAAACGTAAATATTTTAAAATTTTTAACCAATTTAGGTGCTGGTTTAGATACAGTTTCTATTCAAGAAGTACACTTAAGTTTAACAACTGGAATTGACCCAAAAAATATTATTTACACGCCAAATGGTGTTTCGCTTCAAGAAATTGAAGAAGTGGCAAAATTAGGAGTTCAAATTAATATTGATAATTTGTCTATTTTAGAGTTATTTGGTCAGAAACATCCAGAAATTCCTGTTTGTGTTCGTATCAATCCACATATTATGGCTGGTGGAAATTCTAAAATTTCTGTAGGTCATATCGATTCTAAATTCGGAATTTCAATCCATCAAGTTCCTCATATTAAAAGAGTTGTAGAAAATACAGGAATGAATATCAATGGAATTCACATGCACACAGGGTCCGATATTTTAGATATCGATACTTTTTTACGTGCTTCTGAAATTTTATTTGATGTGGCTAAACAATTCAAAAACATCGATTTTATCGACTTTGGAAGTGGATTTAAAGTGCCTTATAAAGAAGGAGATATTTCTACGGA from the Polaribacter cellanae genome contains:
- a CDS encoding DNA gyrase/topoisomerase IV subunit A is translated as MSEEINENEHEEELMNQNEELESSQEETITKVTGMYKEWFLDYASYVILERAVPSLEDGLKPVQRRIMHSMKDLDDGRYNKVANIVGHTMQYHPHGDASIADAMVQIGQKELLIDMQGNWGNILTGDRAAASRYIEARLSKFALDVVFNPKTTDWKMSYDGRRKEPIDLPVKFPLLLAQGAEGIAVGLSTKILPHNFIELIDASIKYLKGRSFKIVPDFLTGGIADFTNYKDGKRGGKVRVRAKIAQLDKKTLIISEIPFGTTTSSLIDSIIKANEKGKIKIKKIEDNTAAEVEILVHLPPNVSPDKSIDALYAFTNCETSISPLCCTIENNKPVFLGVSELLKHSTDLTVELLKKELEIQLNELEEQWHFSSLERIFIENRIYRDIEEEETWEGVIEAIDKGLKPHIKHLKRAITVDDITRLTEIRIKKISKFDIDKAKQFIESLEDKIATVKGHLANLIEFAIDYFKRLKETYGKGKERKTEIRIFDDIVASKVAMNNAKLYVNRAEGFIGTSLKRDEFVCDCSDIDDIIIFRKDGGMMVTKVDAKTFVGKDIIHVAVFKKKDKRTVYNYMYRDGLKGPSYMKRFNVTSVTRDKEYDLTNGNKKSLVHYFSANPNGEAEVVTINLRSVGSVKKLKWDIDFADLAVKGRAVRGNRITKYAIKSVDFKSEGVSTLKPRKIWFDDAVQRLNVDDRGELLGEFKAEDKLLIITQSGKAKAVKPDLTMHFEDDMIVLEKWKPNKPISAIYYDGEKERYYVKRFLIETPEKEEEFISDHPKSQLEIVATDYRPVAEVQFSKRSLDNEEVNFEEFIAVKGIKAQGNQLTTEKIKNVNLLESLSFEEEVEETTEEIEVVDEEVVEDKLPIDVPVVEKPVLEDADKEDKKQALLKKAIQKKKENTDDDTQQKLF
- a CDS encoding DNA topoisomerase IV subunit B, whose product is MSQETKYTEDNIRSLDWKEHIRMRPGMYIGKLGDGSSADDGIYILVKEVLDNSIDEYVMGAGKTIEISIHGSKVTVRDYGRGIPLGKVVDVVSKMNTGGKYDSKAFKKSVGLNGVGTKAVNALSSFFRVESSREGKSASAEFSQGNLENQEFLEETSRRKGTKVSFVPDEEIFKKYKFRNEYVAKMLKNYVYLNPGLTIIFNGEKYFSENGLKDLLEDNNNKDDMLYPIIHLKGHDIEVAITHSKTQYSEEYHSFVNGQHTTQGGTHQSAFREAIVKTIREFYGKNFEASDIRKSIISAIAIKVMEPVFESQTKTKLGSTDMGGDLPTVRTYINDFLKTKLDNYLHKNTEVADKLQKKIMQAEKERKELSGIRKLARDRAKKASLHNKKLRDCRIHLGDIKKENYLETTLFITEGDSASGSITKSRNVNTQAVFSLKGKPLNSYGLSKKIVYENEEFNLLQAALNIEDGLEDLRYNNIVIATDADVDGMHIRLLLITFFLQFFPELIKEGHLYILETPLFRVRNKKETFYCYSDEEKREAIEKLRGKPEITRFKGLGEISPNEFVHFIGNDIRLDPVMLDKEMSIEQMLQFYMGKNTPDRQKFIINNLKVELDYVEDEV
- the lysA gene encoding diaminopimelate decarboxylase, which produces MERTQLLELANKYGSPLYVYDTDKIASQYKRLTGAFNSVKSLKLNYAVKALSNVNILKFLTNLGAGLDTVSIQEVHLSLTTGIDPKNIIYTPNGVSLQEIEEVAKLGVQINIDNLSILELFGQKHPEIPVCVRINPHIMAGGNSKISVGHIDSKFGISIHQVPHIKRVVENTGMNINGIHMHTGSDILDIDTFLRASEILFDVAKQFKNIDFIDFGSGFKVPYKEGDISTDIEQLGVQLSERFNEFCTEYGKEITLMFEPGKFLVSEAGSFLAKVNVVKQTTSTVFAHVDSGFNHLVRPMMYDSYHHITNISNPTGKDRYYSVVGYICETDTFASNRRISEISEEDVLCFHNAGAYCFSMASNYNSRYIPAEVMVVNGKEYLIRKRQTMQDILHNQVVVDFAPKNKTKKEKVTA